The Piliocolobus tephrosceles isolate RC106 chromosome 2, ASM277652v3, whole genome shotgun sequence genome window below encodes:
- the PRRT3 gene encoding proline-rich transmembrane protein 3 encodes MASSPWGCVCGFLLLLLLPLLGTGPALGRAFPRPLENSKTPMIPGAHPKGSLGSEPHSFDIFPDNLRAESHRNSDVRHAPADEMPEKPVASPLGPALYGPKAAQGAQRERPPVTDDLQMARGQSSHGWTGPLDSQELLEQEAVAPHPVGHPHLTFIPTTPRLQLGVATVPSSLQHGGQQGQQPPRDKGLKAKTKSRVAPTSPSDYQGPPHTLVPHSGTVKRPVLEGRGGFEEHFQEAAQGPLFTQQDPAASDVGSVPPVEVVYSQEPGAQPDLALARSLPPTEELPVETPKRAGAEVSWEVSSPSPLPKQVDLPDAKDSPGPQPMDPPASEAPDGPSKPETAAMNGADPISPQRVRGAVEAPGTPKPLIPGPSDPGPAANRTESPMGALQPDDAEEWPGRPQSHPPAPPVQAPSTSRRGLIRVTTQRALGQPPPPEPSASSMASAPASSPPANATAPPLRWGPLRRVLSFSWELHVYGVGVFFLLPALLALAALAAAPAGPRLALVAAVLVLVASGLRSAYMLTDPYGSQARLGVRGGLVLYNLPFPLLLTALAALTLLGLGAGLPPPLQNPLLLGAVALVHGVGLLATDLLSTWSVLNLLTQGLSCAWGAAVALGTLCLCRRRLLDGPRGWDASPGPRLLAVAGALGLLASGLQLAAALWLYPGPGRVGRFSWAWWGVHFWLRLLELTWALALALAAVAAARPRPPTEHACWAKLMRLACPAPSGKSEVPERPNNCYARPSSVGAGSLDISKSLIRNPAESGQLARPSSGAWGSAASLGRGPQGGPGLSRNGVGPAPSLSELDLRPPSPINLSRSIDAALFREHLVRDSVFKRCGLRGVASPPLGGALRPRRGSHPKAELDDAGSSLLRGRCRSLSDVRVRGPVPQHVVEEPDGAAAAASGSSLDSFSRGSLKISWNPWRHGLSSVDSLPLDELPSTVQLLPAPTPAPDSTAARPGNGQGEVQPRGKPGEPRGKPGESRSASSDTIEL; translated from the exons ATGGCCTCCAGCCCATGGGGCTGTGTATGTGGCTTtctgctgttgttgctgctgccaCTCCTGGGGACTGGCCCTGCCCTGGGGAGGGCCTTTCCCAGGCCACTTGAAAACTCCAAAACCCCTATGATTCCTGGAGCCCACCCTAAGGGCTCTTTGGGCTCAGAGCCCCACTCGTTTGACATCTTCCCGGACAACCTCAGAGCTGAGAGTCACAGGAACTCTGATGTCCGCCACGCCCCTGCTGACGAGATGCCTGAGAAGCCTGTAGCCTCTCCCCTTGGCCCAGCCCTGTACGGGCCCAAAGCAGCCCAAGGGGCTCAGAGAGAACGACCCCCAGTAACTGATGACCTCCAGATGGCTCGAGGACAAAGCTCCCACGGCTGGACAGGACCTCTGGATTCACAAGAGCTCCTGGAGCAAGAAGCAGTGGCTCCGCACCCAGTGGGCCACCCTCATCTCACTTTCATCCCCACAACTCCCAGACTTCAACTCGGGGTAGCCACAGTTCCTTCCTCCCTGCAGCATGGAGGCCAACAGGGACAGCAGCCACCTAGAGATAAGGGTCTGAAGGCCAAAACCAAGAGCAGGGTCGCACCCACTTCTCCCTCAGACTACCAGGGCCCACCCCACACCCTTGTTCCCCACTCAGGTACTGTCAAGAGGCCAGTCCTGGAAGGACGGGGTGGGTTTGAGGAACACTTCCAGGAGGCAGCTCAAGGCCCCCTCTTCACCCAGCAGGATCCAGCAGCCTCTGATGTTGGCTCAGTACCCCCAGTTGAGGTGGTGTACTCTCAGGAGCCAGGGGCCCAGCCAGACTTGGCATTGGCCAGAAGCCTTCCTCCTACTGAGGAGCTGCCGGTTGAGACCCCCAAGAGGGCTGGAGCTGAGGTGTCCTGGGAAGTCAGCTCCCCGAGTCCGCTGCCCAAGCAGGTTGACCTCCCTGATGCTAAGGATTCACCAGGACCCCAGCCCatggatccgcctgcctcagaggCTCCTGATGGGCCGTCCAAGCCAG AGACAGCAGCAATGAATGGAGCAGACCCCATCTCCCCCCAGCGGGTGAGAGGAGCCGTGGAGGCCCCAGGCACCCCCAAGCCCCTCATCCCTGGTCCCTCAGACCCTGGCCCAGCTGCAAACCGAACAGAGAGCCCCATGGGGGCCCTGCAGCCAG ATGACGCCGAGGAGTGGCCGGGGCGCCCCCAAAGCCATCCCCCAGCACCCCCAGTCCAGGCCCCCTCGACGTCACGCCGGGGCCTCATTCGAGTCACCACACAGCGAGCCCTGGGCCAGCCTCCCCCTCCGGAGCCCTCAGCCAGCTCCATGGCTTCAGCCCCAGCCTCCAGCCCCCCAGCCAATGCCACTGCACCCCCGCTACGCTGGGGCCCCCTGCGGCGGGTCCTGAGCTTCTCCTGGGAGCTGCACGTCTACGGGGTGGGGGTGTTCTTTCTGCTGCCCGCGTTGTTGGCGCTGGCTGCGCTGGCAGCCGCCCCAGCAGGGCCCCGGCTGGCATTGGTGGCCGCGGTGCTGGTGCTCGTGGCTTCGGGGCTGCGATCCGCCTACATGCTTACAGACCCTTATGGCTCGCAGGCGCGGCTGGGCGTTCGCGGGGGCTTGGTGCTCTACAACCTGCCCTTCCCCTTGCTGCTCACGGCGCTGGCGGCCCTGACTCTGCTCGGCCTGGGCGCGGGGCTGCCGCCACCGCTGCAAAACCCACTCCTGCTGGGGGCAGTGGCGTTGGTGCATGGTGTGGGGTTGCTCGCGACAGACCTGCTGTCCACATGGTCTGTGCTCAACCTCCTGACGCAAGGCTTGTCGTGCGCCTGGGGCGCGGCCGTGGCTCTAGGCACACTCTGCCTGTGCCGTCGCCGCCTGCTGGACGGCCCACGGGGCTGGGATGCCAGCCCGGGCCCTCGGCTGTTGGCCGTGGCGGGCGCGCTGGGGCTGCTGGCCAGCGGCTTGCAGCTGGCGGCTGCGCTCTGGCTGTACCCGGGCCCAGGTCGCGTGGGCCGCTTCTCGTGGGCCTGGTGGGGTGTCCACTTCTGGCTGCGCCTCCTGGAGCTGACATGGGCGCTCGCCCTGGCGCTGGCCGCGGTGGCTGCCGCGAGACCCAGGCCGCCCACGGAGCACGCTTGCTGGGCTAAGCTGATGCGTCTGGCGTGCCCGGCGCCGTCGGGCAAGAGCGAGGTGCCGGAGCGACCCAATAACTGCTATGCGCGGCCCAGCAGCGTTGGTGCAGGCAGCTTGGACATCAGCAAGAGCCTCATCCGCAACCCGGCGGAGAGTGGGCAGCTGGCCAGGCCCAGTTCAGGCGCCTGGGGCTCGGCTGCGTCGCTGGGTCGCGGACCCCAGGGTGGCCCAGGACTGTCCCGCAACGGTGTGGGACCGGCGCCATCGCTGAGCGAGCTGGATCTGCGGCCGCCATCGCCCATCAACCTGAGCCGTAGCATCGACGCCGCGCTCTTCCGCGAGCACCTGGTGCGAGACAGTGTGTTCAAGCGCTGCGGCCTCCGCGGCGTGGCCTCCCCGCCGCTTGGAGGCGCTCTGCGGCCGCGTCGGGGCAGCCATCCCAAAGCCGAGCTCGACGACGCTGGCTCCTCGCTCCTCCGCGGCCGCTGCAGGTCGCTGAGCGACGTGCGCGTGCGAGGGCCGGTCCCACAACACGTAGTGGAAGAGCCCGACGGGGCAGCCGCGGCGGCTTCTGGCAGCTCCCTGGACAGCTTCTCCAGGGGCTCACTCAAGATCAGTTGGAACCCCTGGCGCCACGGGCTGTCATCAGTGGACAGTCTGCCCCTAGATGAGTTGCCCAGCACAGTACAGCTACTGCCTGCCCCGACCCCAGCCCCTGACTCTACCGCTGCTCGGCCGGGGAACGGCCAGGGAGAGGTCCAGCCGCGCGGCAAGCCTGGGGAGCCGCGCGGCAAGCCTGGGGAATCCCGCAGCGCCTCCAGTGATACCATCGAGCTTTGA
- the CRELD1 gene encoding protein disulfide isomerase CRELD1 isoform X2, with the protein MAPWLPKGLVPAVLWGLSLFLSLPGPIWLQPSPSPQSSPPPQPHPCHTCRGLVDSFNKGLERTIRDNFGGGNTAWEEEKLSKYKDSETRLVEVLEGVCSKSDFECHRLLELSEELVESWWFHKQQEAPDLFQWLCSDSLKLCCPAGTFGPSCLPCPGGTERPCGGYGQCEGEGTRGGSGQCDCQAGYGGEACGQCGLGYFEAERNASHLVCSACFGPCARCSGPEESNCLQCKKGWALHHLKCVDIDECGTEGATCGADQFCVNTEGSYECRDCAKACLGCMGAGPGRCKKCSPGYQQVGSKCLDVDECETEVCPGENEQCENTEGGYRCICAEGYKQMEGICVKEQIPESAGFFSEMTEDELVVLQQMFFGVIICALATLAAKGDLVFTAIFIGAVAAMTGYWLSERSDRVLEGFIKGR; encoded by the exons ATGGCCCCATGGCTCCCGAAGGGCCTGGTCCCAGCTGTGCTCTGGGGCCTGagcctcttcctcagcctcccaggccccATCTGGCTCCAGCCCTCTCCATCTCCCCAGTCTTCTCCCCCGCCTCAGCCCCATCCGTGTCATACCTGCCGGGGACTGGTTGACAGCTTCAACAAG GGCCTGGAGAGAACCATCCGGGACAACTTTGGAGGTGGAAACACTGCCTGGGAGGAAGAGAAGTTGTCCAAATACAAAGACAG TGAGACCCGCCTGGTAGAGGTGCTGGAGGGCGTGTGCAGCAAGTCGGACTTCGAGTGCCACCGCCTGCTGGAGCTGAGTGAGGAGCTGGTGGAGAGCTGGTGGTTTCACAA GCAGCAGGAGGCCCCGGACCTGTTCCAGTGGCTGTGCTCAGATTCCCTGAAGCTCTGCTGCCCCGCAGGCACCTTTGGGCCCTCCTGCCTTC CCTGTCCTGGGGGCACAGAGAGGCCCTGTGGTGGCTACGGGCAGTGTGAAGGGGAAGGGACACGAGGGGGCAGCGGGCAGTGTGACTGCCAAGCCGGCTACGGGGGTGAGGCCTGTGGCCAGTGTGGCCTTGGCTACTTCGAGGCAGAACGCAACGCCAGCCATCTGGTATGTTCGG CTTGTTTTGGCCCCTGTGCCCGATGCTCAGGACCTGAGGAATCAAACTGTTTGCAATGCAAGAAGGGCTGGGCCCTGCACCACCTCAAGTGTGTAG ACATTGATGAGTGTGGCACAGAGGGAGCCACCTGTGGAGCCGACCAATTCTGCGTGAACACTGAGGGCTCCTATGAGTGCCGAG aCTGTGCCAAGGCCTGCCTAGGCTGCATGGGGGCAGGGCCAGGTCGCTGTAAGAAGTGTAGCCCTGGCTACCAGCAGGTGGGCTCCAAGTGTCTCG aCGTGGATGAGTGTGAGACAGAGGTGTGTCCAGGAGAGAATGAGCAGTGTGAAAACACCGAGGGCGGTTATCGCTGCATCTGTGCCGAGGGCTACAAGCAGATGGAAGGCATCTGTGTGAAGGAGCAGATCCCAG AGTCGGCGGGTTTCTTCTCAGAGATGACAGAGGACGAGTTGGTGGTGCTGCAGCAGATGTTCTTTGGTGTCATCATCTGTGCCCTGGCCACACTGGCTGCTAAGGGCGACTTGGTGTTCACTGCCATTTTCATTGGGGCTGTGGCGGCCATGACTGGCTACTGGTTGTCAGAGCGCAGTGACCGTGTGCTGGAGGGCTTCATCAAGGGCAGATAA
- the CRELD1 gene encoding protein disulfide isomerase CRELD1 isoform X1, giving the protein MGVVRFTQAVAATRSPAWVKMAPWLPKGLVPAVLWGLSLFLSLPGPIWLQPSPSPQSSPPPQPHPCHTCRGLVDSFNKGLERTIRDNFGGGNTAWEEEKLSKYKDSETRLVEVLEGVCSKSDFECHRLLELSEELVESWWFHKQQEAPDLFQWLCSDSLKLCCPAGTFGPSCLPCPGGTERPCGGYGQCEGEGTRGGSGQCDCQAGYGGEACGQCGLGYFEAERNASHLVCSACFGPCARCSGPEESNCLQCKKGWALHHLKCVDIDECGTEGATCGADQFCVNTEGSYECRDCAKACLGCMGAGPGRCKKCSPGYQQVGSKCLDVDECETEVCPGENEQCENTEGGYRCICAEGYKQMEGICVKEQIPESAGFFSEMTEDELVVLQQMFFGVIICALATLAAKGDLVFTAIFIGAVAAMTGYWLSERSDRVLEGFIKGR; this is encoded by the exons ATGGGGGTTGTACGTTTTACGCAGGCTGTGGCAGCTACGCG GTCCCCAGCCTGGGTAAAGATGGCCCCATGGCTCCCGAAGGGCCTGGTCCCAGCTGTGCTCTGGGGCCTGagcctcttcctcagcctcccaggccccATCTGGCTCCAGCCCTCTCCATCTCCCCAGTCTTCTCCCCCGCCTCAGCCCCATCCGTGTCATACCTGCCGGGGACTGGTTGACAGCTTCAACAAG GGCCTGGAGAGAACCATCCGGGACAACTTTGGAGGTGGAAACACTGCCTGGGAGGAAGAGAAGTTGTCCAAATACAAAGACAG TGAGACCCGCCTGGTAGAGGTGCTGGAGGGCGTGTGCAGCAAGTCGGACTTCGAGTGCCACCGCCTGCTGGAGCTGAGTGAGGAGCTGGTGGAGAGCTGGTGGTTTCACAA GCAGCAGGAGGCCCCGGACCTGTTCCAGTGGCTGTGCTCAGATTCCCTGAAGCTCTGCTGCCCCGCAGGCACCTTTGGGCCCTCCTGCCTTC CCTGTCCTGGGGGCACAGAGAGGCCCTGTGGTGGCTACGGGCAGTGTGAAGGGGAAGGGACACGAGGGGGCAGCGGGCAGTGTGACTGCCAAGCCGGCTACGGGGGTGAGGCCTGTGGCCAGTGTGGCCTTGGCTACTTCGAGGCAGAACGCAACGCCAGCCATCTGGTATGTTCGG CTTGTTTTGGCCCCTGTGCCCGATGCTCAGGACCTGAGGAATCAAACTGTTTGCAATGCAAGAAGGGCTGGGCCCTGCACCACCTCAAGTGTGTAG ACATTGATGAGTGTGGCACAGAGGGAGCCACCTGTGGAGCCGACCAATTCTGCGTGAACACTGAGGGCTCCTATGAGTGCCGAG aCTGTGCCAAGGCCTGCCTAGGCTGCATGGGGGCAGGGCCAGGTCGCTGTAAGAAGTGTAGCCCTGGCTACCAGCAGGTGGGCTCCAAGTGTCTCG aCGTGGATGAGTGTGAGACAGAGGTGTGTCCAGGAGAGAATGAGCAGTGTGAAAACACCGAGGGCGGTTATCGCTGCATCTGTGCCGAGGGCTACAAGCAGATGGAAGGCATCTGTGTGAAGGAGCAGATCCCAG AGTCGGCGGGTTTCTTCTCAGAGATGACAGAGGACGAGTTGGTGGTGCTGCAGCAGATGTTCTTTGGTGTCATCATCTGTGCCCTGGCCACACTGGCTGCTAAGGGCGACTTGGTGTTCACTGCCATTTTCATTGGGGCTGTGGCGGCCATGACTGGCTACTGGTTGTCAGAGCGCAGTGACCGTGTGCTGGAGGGCTTCATCAAGGGCAGATAA